The Maridesulfovibrio ferrireducens genomic interval TAACCGCATTTACGGCCTGAAACACACATCTCAAGGCTACTGGCTTAACCGCAGGACCGGAAAGGCCGCCTATTACGTTAGTTAAACGTGGCACACGTCTTTCAATATCCACCGCCATTCCTGACAGAGTATTGATGAGTGAGATTCCGTCCGCTCCGCCATCTTCGGCAGCGCGGGCACAGGTGGCGATATTCGTTACATTTGGTGACAGCTTGATGATTACAGGCTTATTGCCTGCATTCTTCTTGACGGCTTCAGCAACTTTTGTGATCTGACTTGGGTCCTGACCGAAGGCGATACCACCCTCTTTTACGTTAGGACATGACACATTCACTTCAAGCGCGGCAACGCCCTCTTCTGCTGAAAGCACAGCTGCCAGCTCGCCGAACTCAGCCGCACCAGTGGCATAAAGATTCACCAGTACAGGCAGTGTTTTCCACGGCAGCTTGGGCAATTTATCTTTGATGAAAGCTTCAACACCGGGATTCTGAATTCCGATAGCATTGAGCATGCCGCACGGAGTTTCAGCGATTCTCGGCATGGGATTGCCTTCTCTGGGTTTCAATGAAAGCCCTTTTACAACGATACCGCCAAGGCTTTCGAGATCTCCGAATCTTTTAAATTCCAATCCGAAACCGAATGTGCCTGACGCTGTGAGTATGGGATTTTTTAACTTCAGTCCGGCAAAATCAACTGACATATCCATAACTAACCCTCCAGACTGATATCAGTAGCTTTAAAAACCGGGCCGGTTGTACATACCTGAGTATGATGCCCGTTGCTGTCTTTCGTTACACAACCGAGGCATGCACCAACTCCGCAGGCCATACGATTTTCAAGCGAAAGTTCCGCTTCAACTCCGTATTTAATGGCGGCGTTGCGGACAGTACGCAGAAAAGGAGTCGGTCCGCAGGCGGTTACCAATCCTTTTTTATCAGCATATTCCTTAACAAGCGCTTCAACTCGTGCAATAATAGAGTGAATATCTTCCGGTTTGTTTTCGCGGATATCTTCAACTTCTACCTTTTCAGACAGGGCCTTATAGGGATAATTTTCCAACGGAGGGCGATGCGCAAAAAAGAGCTTTAAATTTTCAGGTTGATCATGGGAGTCGACATAACCGCAAAAGGGCGCTATGCCCATCCCTCCGGCGAGCATTAGTACTGGACGGTCTTTAGGTTTGCTGAAAAAGGTACCAAGTGGACCCCATACATTAACCTGCTCGCCTTTGGTAAGTTGCGCAAGACGTTTTGTGCCACGTCCGATAACTTGAAAAAGAATAGTCAGAGTGGTGTCGTCTGCGTTACTGATGGAAAAAGGACGTCCCCATACTAGGTCAAGCGGCCACGATACGGGCCTGATCATAACAAACTGGCCAACGCGCCAGCCAGATTCCCAGCCCGGATATTCGAGCTTGAGTTCGACGATTTCCTCACCCGGTGAGGAGTGTCCGAGGGGCGTAACGTCAATGACTTTAACTGCCCTGCAATTGTTTGCACTCATGATTTAATCCTATAGATTTTTGCTGTCCGCATTATGCGGCAAAGCGTGATACACTATGACAAAACATAAACCAGAAATTCTTGCCCCGGCGGGCGATAAATCATCTTTCCTTGCTGCAATCGCAGCCGGAGCAGATGCAGTATACGCCGGACTTAAACATTTTTCCGCTCGCATGGAAGCTGATAACTTCTCTACCAGCGAACTTGCTGCACTTGCGCAGCTTGGACGGGAAAATGGCGTTAAGACCTATATCCCTATGAACACCTTAATTAAACCGGATGATATCGACTCCGCGGCCAGATTGCTGGACCGAGTCGCCCGGACGATTAAGCCGGACGGTATCATTGTTCAGGATCTTGCAATGGTTAACATTGCCAGACAAACTGGTTACGAAGGTGAAATCCACCTCTCTACCCTTGCCAATGTAAGCCACCCTGCCGCACTTAAAGTTGCAGCTGAATTGGGTGTCACTCGCGTGGTTATCCCAAGAGAGCTTAACTTAGAAGAAATCAAACAGATGGCTGAAGCCTGCCCTGAATCAATCACCCTTGAGATGTTTGTTCACGGCGCCCTTTGCTACAGTGTTTCAGGCCGTTGCTACTGGAGTTCCTACTTCGGCGGAAAAAGCAGCCTCCGTGGACGTTGTGTGCAACCCTGTCGCAGGCTTTACGGCGGCTCTTCCCGTAAAGATCAGCCAAAACGCCTGTTCTCCTGTCTGGACTTAAGTCTCGACGTGCTGACCAAACCTATGCTTTCAGTTCCAGAAGTATCTTCATGGAAAATTGAAGGCCGTAAAAAAGGTCCGCATTACGTTTACTATACTGTCACAGGTTACCGCATGCTGCGCGATCATCCTAATGATGCCAAAGTCCGCAAGACAGCAGTTGAATTACTTGAACTGGCTCTCAGCAGACCGTCATCCCACTCAAACTTTCTGCCGCAGCGTCCATTTGTTCCGCTTGATCCGAATAATGAAACCGGTTCCGGTTTTCTCATCGGAATTACCAAGCAGGAGAAAAACGGAAAACCTTACTTCGAATGCCGTCAGGAACTTCTGAGCGGTGATTTCCTCCGCATCGGCTATCAGGATCA includes:
- a CDS encoding dihydroorotate dehydrogenase — protein: MDMSVDFAGLKLKNPILTASGTFGFGLEFKRFGDLESLGGIVVKGLSLKPREGNPMPRIAETPCGMLNAIGIQNPGVEAFIKDKLPKLPWKTLPVLVNLYATGAAEFGELAAVLSAEEGVAALEVNVSCPNVKEGGIAFGQDPSQITKVAEAVKKNAGNKPVIIKLSPNVTNIATCARAAEDGGADGISLINTLSGMAVDIERRVPRLTNVIGGLSGPAVKPVALRCVFQAVNAVKIPVIGLGGIASAEDAAEFLLVGATAVQIGTANFLSPDMAFRIAEELPKVLERVNAKSLDEFRGSLKLPK
- a CDS encoding dihydroorotate dehydrogenase, with the translated sequence MSANNCRAVKVIDVTPLGHSSPGEEIVELKLEYPGWESGWRVGQFVMIRPVSWPLDLVWGRPFSISNADDTTLTILFQVIGRGTKRLAQLTKGEQVNVWGPLGTFFSKPKDRPVLMLAGGMGIAPFCGYVDSHDQPENLKLFFAHRPPLENYPYKALSEKVEVEDIRENKPEDIHSIIARVEALVKEYADKKGLVTACGPTPFLRTVRNAAIKYGVEAELSLENRMACGVGACLGCVTKDSNGHHTQVCTTGPVFKATDISLEG
- a CDS encoding peptidase U32 family protein codes for the protein MTKHKPEILAPAGDKSSFLAAIAAGADAVYAGLKHFSARMEADNFSTSELAALAQLGRENGVKTYIPMNTLIKPDDIDSAARLLDRVARTIKPDGIIVQDLAMVNIARQTGYEGEIHLSTLANVSHPAALKVAAELGVTRVVIPRELNLEEIKQMAEACPESITLEMFVHGALCYSVSGRCYWSSYFGGKSSLRGRCVQPCRRLYGGSSRKDQPKRLFSCLDLSLDVLTKPMLSVPEVSSWKIEGRKKGPHYVYYTVTGYRMLRDHPNDAKVRKTAVELLELALSRPSSHSNFLPQRPFVPLDPNNETGSGFLIGITKQEKNGKPYFECRQELLSGDFLRIGYQDQPGHQTLKIRRSVPKRGKVSIPIQGKARLKSGTRVFLIDRREEGLVNSLKKLETALSKIKVPEKTSSSVQVDLPHPFNPTERVKVLSLQRNPPRGKNKFGTGIWLSANALDRTPKPLVSKIWWHLPPVIWPNEESEIKQLVAYCLEHGATEFVLGSPWQKGLFPDDDNLHFHAGPFCNVSNPLALMELYEMGFSSAFVSPELSKADFLALPAHSPLPLGIVTKGLWPLGISRIIAEETELMSPIYSQKKEICWVRKYNQNYWVYPGWELDLGVVTKKLESAGYSMFLTITESWPKAVPTPTRTSTFNWDLSLL